In Carassius auratus strain Wakin chromosome 36, ASM336829v1, whole genome shotgun sequence, the following are encoded in one genomic region:
- the rab43 gene encoding ras-related protein Rab-43, translating to MSLLDSDDSYDLVFKIVLVGDVGVGKTCVVQRFKSGIFMEKQGNTIGVDFTMKTLEIHGKRVKLQIWDTAGQERFRTITQSYYRSANGAIITYDITKRATFMSVPKWMEDVKKYGGSNIVPLLIGNKSDLTDLREVSFEDAQTVAHQLDFVSAIETSAKDSSNVEEAFNQMASELILRHGGPMFTENVTDSFKLSSKDVTSEGWGCGC from the exons ATGTCACTGCTGGACTCTGACGACAGCTACGATTTAGTCTTCAAAATCGTTCTTGTTGGAGATGTCGGTGTCGGCAAAACGTGTGTGGTGCAGCGCTTCAAGAGCGGTATCTTCATGGAGAAACAGGGGAACACGATCGGTGTGGATTTCACCATGAAGACGCTGGAGATCCACGGGAAGAGGGTTAAG TTACAGATTTGGGATACAGCTGGACAGGAGCGGTTTCGCACGATCACACAGAGTTACTACCGCAGCGCCAACGGTGCCATCATCACTTACGACATCACAAAGAGAGCCACTTTCATGTCTGTGCCCAAGTGGATGGAGGATGTGAAGAAATATGGCGGTTCCAACATTGTTCCTCTGTTAATTG GTAATAAATCAGACTTGACCGACTTGCGTGAAGTTTCATTTGAGGATGCACAGACCGTGGCTCATCAGCTGGATTTTGTCAGTGCCATCGAGACTTCAGCCAAGGACTCCAGCAATGTGGAAGAGGCGTTTAACCAAATGGCCAGTGAGCTCATTCTCAGACATGGCGGGCCCATGTTCACTGAAAATGTAACAGACAGCTTTAAACTCAGCAGCAAGGACGTGACCAGCGAGGGCTGGGGATGTGGGTGTTGA